GCTCGCGCTCCTACGCGCCGCCGCCGAGCGCGAGGACGCGTCGGAAAAGCATCCGGTGACGCCCGGGCCGCTCGTCCCCGCGCGTGAGCTCCTCGCCGACATGCTCCTCGAAGCGAACGAGCCCGCACAGGCGCTGCGGGAGTACGAGGCGTCCATGCGCGTGGAGCCGAACCGCTTCCGCGGGCTCTACGGCGCCGCGCGCGCGGCGGAGCTCTCGGGCGATCGGACCAGGGCGCGGACGTACTACGCGCAGCTCGTCGCGCTCGGCGAGAAGGCCGACACGGAGCGCTCCGAGCTGCGGCAGGCGAAGACGTTCCTCGGCAGATAACCTCACACCAGGAGGCCGATCATGGCGAAGCAGATGAAGTGCGGAGACCTGATGCCGGGCTGCAAGTTCGTCGCGGAGGGCAAGGACGTCGCCGAGGTGATGCAGAAGGGCGCGGAGCACGCCAAGACCGCGCACGGGATCACCACCATCCCGCCGGAGATGATGAAGAAGGTCCAGGCGGCGATCAAGGACAAGTAGGCGCGGTGGCGCGGCCGGTCTTCCGCGACTACGACCGGGCGGCGCTCGACGCCGAGTACAACAACCGCGAGAAGGTCAAGGACGCGGCCGACTGGCTCGCGCGGTACGCGGGCGAGAGCCAGAAGACGCGGGCCGCGCTTTCGTGTCGGCTCGACCTCGCGTACGGCCGGAGCGCGGGGGAGACGCTCGACGTCTTCCCCGCGCCGGGCCCGGGTGCGGCCCCGGTCCACGTCTTCATCCACGGCGGCTACTGGCACCTGCTCGACAAGACCGACTTCAGCTTCGTCGCGCGCGGCCTCGTGCCGGCGGGCGCGGCGGTCGTGGTGATCGACTACGCGCTCATCCCGAGCGTGGACGTGGACGAGCTCGTCCGGCAGTGCCGCGCGTCGATCGCCTGGGTCTGGAAGAACGCCGCCTCGTTCGGCGGCGACCCGCAGCGCATCTTCGTCTCGGGCCACTCGGCGGGCGGCCACCTCGTCGCGATGCTCATGTCCACGGACTGGCAGGCGTTCGACGCGGCGCTGCCCGCCGACGTCGTCAAGGCGGGTTGCGGGATCAGCGGGCTCTACGACCTCGAGCCGATCCGGCTCTCGTACCTGAACGACGTGCTCAAGCTCACGCCGGAAGCGGCGCGGCTCAACAGCCCAGTGCACCACCCGCCGCGGCGCTCGGGCCCGCTCCTCCTCGCGGTC
This is a stretch of genomic DNA from Candidatus Methylomirabilota bacterium. It encodes these proteins:
- a CDS encoding DUF1059 domain-containing protein, with the translated sequence MAKQMKCGDLMPGCKFVAEGKDVAEVMQKGAEHAKTAHGITTIPPEMMKKVQAAIKDK
- a CDS encoding alpha/beta hydrolase, translating into MARPVFRDYDRAALDAEYNNREKVKDAADWLARYAGESQKTRAALSCRLDLAYGRSAGETLDVFPAPGPGAAPVHVFIHGGYWHLLDKTDFSFVARGLVPAGAAVVVIDYALIPSVDVDELVRQCRASIAWVWKNAASFGGDPQRIFVSGHSAGGHLVAMLMSTDWQAFDAALPADVVKAGCGISGLYDLEPIRLSYLNDVLKLTPEAARLNSPVHHPPRRSGPLLLAVGALEGPEYHRQSQDLAEVWWSRGLPCEVLDMAGHHHFSIVAELLDPKNTLSRLLAEQMGLA